A part of Maridesulfovibrio hydrothermalis AM13 = DSM 14728 genomic DNA contains:
- a CDS encoding alkyl hydroperoxide reductase, whose product MSLTKQLNEVLEGSRAEIPATILDTMSRATADLKATGIENKALQNGKKAPSFTLKNHLGEDRTLEAMLEKGPLVVSFYRGGW is encoded by the coding sequence ATGAGTCTGACAAAACAATTGAACGAAGTATTGGAAGGAAGCAGAGCAGAAATTCCTGCAACAATTCTGGATACAATGAGCAGGGCCACCGCAGACCTCAAAGCAACAGGAATCGAGAACAAAGCTTTGCAAAATGGTAAGAAAGCCCCGTCCTTTACTCTGAAAAATCATCTGGGTGAAGACCGCACCCTTGAAGCCATGCTTGAAAAAGGACCGCTGGTAGTCAGTTTCTACCGCGGAGGCTGGTGA
- a CDS encoding SulP family inorganic anion transporter, with amino-acid sequence MEASHTLVPSSKGSVQSDIFSGLTVALALVPEAVAFSFVAGVSPIVGLYGAFMMCLITSVLGGRPGMISGATGAMAVVMVNLVLEGNAMGAEGAHLGLQYLFFTLLLVGVFQALAGIFKLGKFIRMVPRSVMMGFVNGLAIVIFLSQLKMFKVNGEWMHGPSLWTMVALVALTMGLLFAVPRIHKKAPGALIAIIAVSVLVIFSNIETATVLSFIQSNGGTGIKAGLPTFALPQVPFTWETVAFVTPYALILAAIGLIESLMTLTLIDELTDTHGNGNRECLAQGFANFVNGLFGGMGGCAMIGQSIINITSGGRGRLSGITAGMALLFFILFTSAYIEMVPIAALVGVMFIVVIKTFAWSTFNIVNKIPKCDVLVIVLVTFLTVQYDLAVAVICGVIISALIFAWENALRIRARKIVDEHGIKHYQIYGPLFFGSTTLFMSKFDVKNDPQEVIIDFEESRIMDQSAIEIINKVAEMYQRAGKTIHLWHLSKDCVRLIKKAEKICVVNVLADPDYFVSIDNYHKFREEI; translated from the coding sequence ATGGAAGCAAGCCATACTCTGGTGCCTAGTTCGAAAGGCTCTGTTCAAAGTGATATTTTTTCCGGGCTGACTGTTGCTCTGGCTCTTGTGCCGGAAGCTGTCGCCTTTTCTTTCGTAGCGGGAGTTTCTCCCATTGTAGGACTTTACGGCGCGTTCATGATGTGTTTGATCACTTCAGTGCTCGGCGGCCGGCCCGGTATGATTTCCGGTGCAACAGGTGCTATGGCTGTTGTTATGGTCAACCTTGTTCTGGAAGGTAATGCTATGGGCGCAGAAGGGGCGCATCTCGGCTTGCAGTATCTGTTTTTCACCCTTTTGCTTGTAGGTGTTTTTCAGGCGCTTGCCGGAATTTTCAAGTTGGGTAAATTCATCAGAATGGTTCCCAGATCGGTTATGATGGGTTTTGTTAACGGTCTGGCTATTGTAATTTTTCTTTCGCAGTTAAAAATGTTCAAAGTTAACGGGGAATGGATGCATGGTCCGTCTCTCTGGACTATGGTTGCGCTTGTTGCTTTAACTATGGGTCTACTTTTTGCCGTACCCAGAATCCATAAGAAAGCTCCGGGGGCTTTGATCGCTATTATTGCGGTTTCTGTGCTGGTTATTTTTTCAAATATTGAAACTGCTACAGTTCTTTCTTTTATCCAGTCAAACGGCGGAACAGGAATCAAGGCCGGATTGCCGACATTTGCGTTGCCGCAGGTTCCTTTTACGTGGGAAACGGTTGCTTTTGTAACTCCGTACGCGCTTATCCTTGCTGCAATCGGACTTATTGAATCACTGATGACTTTGACTCTTATTGACGAATTGACCGACACCCACGGGAATGGAAACAGGGAGTGTTTGGCGCAGGGTTTTGCTAACTTTGTGAATGGTCTGTTCGGCGGTATGGGCGGTTGCGCCATGATCGGGCAGAGTATTATCAATATTACTTCGGGCGGGCGCGGTCGTCTTTCCGGTATTACTGCGGGTATGGCATTACTGTTTTTTATTCTCTTTACCTCAGCTTATATCGAGATGGTTCCCATTGCAGCTCTGGTCGGGGTTATGTTCATTGTCGTGATCAAGACCTTTGCATGGAGTACCTTCAACATTGTGAATAAGATTCCCAAATGTGATGTTCTGGTGATTGTGCTGGTGACCTTTTTGACTGTGCAATATGATCTGGCAGTTGCGGTTATCTGCGGCGTAATTATTTCAGCTTTGATCTTTGCATGGGAAAATGCTCTGCGCATCCGTGCCCGTAAAATTGTGGATGAGCATGGTATTAAGCATTATCAGATTTACGGTCCGTTATTTTTCGGTTCCACAACTCTGTTTATGAGCAAATTTGATGTGAAAAATGATCCTCAGGAAGTCATCATTGATTTTGAAGAGTCCCGCATTATGGACCAGTCAGCAATTGAGATCATCAACAAGGTCGCGGAGATGTACCAGAGAGCGGGTAAGACTATTCACCTCTGGCACTTAAGCAAGGACTGTGTCCGCCTGATCAAAAAGGCTGAAAAAATATGTGTAGTCAATGTGCTTGCAGATCCGGATTATTTCGTCAGCATTGATAACTATCATAAGTTCCGCGAGGAGATATAA
- a CDS encoding peroxiredoxin-like family protein, which yields MELVALQRSLPEIEALGAQLIAISPEEPDNSLSTRGKNEIAFDVLFDKGNKVAESYGLCFVLNEELRPIYKNFGIDIQSSNGDSTFTLPLPATYVIGKDGNVVYHFADADYTKRLEPSEIVKALKSIA from the coding sequence CTGGAGCTGGTAGCTCTGCAACGGTCCCTGCCTGAAATAGAAGCCCTCGGCGCACAGCTCATAGCAATTTCGCCGGAAGAGCCGGACAACTCCCTGTCCACCAGAGGAAAAAATGAAATAGCTTTCGATGTTCTTTTTGATAAAGGCAACAAGGTTGCAGAGTCCTACGGCCTGTGCTTTGTCCTGAATGAAGAATTGCGTCCCATCTACAAAAACTTCGGCATTGACATTCAGTCATCCAACGGGGACAGCACCTTCACCCTGCCCCTTCCGGCTACATATGTAATCGGCAAAGACGGCAACGTTGTTTATCACTTTGCTGATGCCGATTACACTAAACGCCTTGAACCTTCTGAAATAGTTAAGGCCCTCAAAAGTATCGCATAA
- a CDS encoding substrate-binding periplasmic protein, with translation MFILKLLYKENFLGCVTGVLCSLLILLSCASPLSADQKITIAYPDFWPFFTKNSNGTVEGCFHDIIDAALTKRMGIAVKWQEFPWKRCQHYVRNGKIDAMITVPTRERLSYTKTHAHPFYEKSMNIFTYAGHPKLEKIKKIKNIDEIYNEGLTVITYAGNGWNDKNIRAHGIPTQETHLREGVWNMLAFQRGDIVIEWPCCAWPDIAKLGLTDKIVQADIAFNSMPFHLLINKNSSFAGLLGKFDAVILEMKEDGTIERIMKNYRTNAKR, from the coding sequence ATGTTTATTCTGAAACTTTTATATAAAGAAAACTTTCTGGGCTGTGTTACCGGGGTGCTTTGCAGCCTGTTAATCCTTCTATCCTGTGCCAGCCCTCTTTCAGCAGATCAAAAAATCACCATAGCCTATCCTGATTTCTGGCCTTTTTTCACCAAAAACAGCAACGGGACTGTGGAAGGATGTTTCCACGATATTATTGATGCTGCCCTGACAAAACGTATGGGCATAGCTGTAAAGTGGCAGGAATTTCCATGGAAAAGATGCCAGCACTATGTCCGAAATGGGAAAATAGATGCAATGATTACAGTCCCGACCAGAGAACGACTGAGCTATACCAAAACACATGCCCATCCGTTCTATGAAAAGAGCATGAATATCTTTACTTATGCAGGACATCCAAAACTTGAGAAGATAAAAAAGATTAAGAATATAGATGAGATCTACAATGAAGGGCTGACCGTGATCACTTATGCCGGAAACGGGTGGAATGACAAAAATATCCGTGCGCACGGGATACCGACGCAGGAAACCCATTTACGCGAAGGTGTATGGAATATGCTTGCTTTTCAACGGGGGGATATTGTAATCGAATGGCCCTGCTGTGCCTGGCCCGACATCGCTAAACTGGGTTTAACCGATAAAATTGTTCAGGCAGATATTGCTTTTAATTCTATGCCCTTCCACTTACTGATCAACAAAAATTCCAGCTTTGCCGGACTCCTTGGAAAATTTGATGCCGTCATCCTTGAAATGAAGGAGGACGGCACCATTGAAAGAATTATGAAAAATTACAGAACGAACGCCAAACGATAA